In Bubalus kerabau isolate K-KA32 ecotype Philippines breed swamp buffalo chromosome 4, PCC_UOA_SB_1v2, whole genome shotgun sequence, one DNA window encodes the following:
- the DNAI2 gene encoding dynein axonemal intermediate chain 2 isoform X2: MEIVYVYVKKRSEFGKQCNFSDRQAELNIDIPPNPELAEQFVERNPVDTGIQCSTSMSEHEANTERFEMETRGINHIEGGWPKDVNPLELEQTIRFRKKVEKDENYINAIMQLGSIMEHCIKQNNAIDIYQEYFDDEDAVEVTDEAPSAKTINVFRDPQEIKRPATHVSWHPDGNRKLAVAYSCLNFQRAPEGMSNESYIWDLENPNRPEITLKPSSPLVTLEYNPKDSHVLLAGCYNGQIACWDTRKGSLVAELSTIEFSHRDPVYGTIWLQSKTGTECFSASTDGQVMWWDIRKLSEPTEVVIMDITKKEHLENALGAISLEFESTLPTKFMVGTEQGVVISCNRKGKTPAEKIVCTFSGHHGPIYALQRNPFYPKNFLTVGDWTARIWSEDSRESSIMWTKYHMAYLTDGAWSPVRPAVFFTTKMDGTLDIWDFVFKQCDPALSLKDNGCFIACGSQLGTTTLLEVSNGLCTLQRNEKNTASSIFEREMRREKILEARHREMRLKEKGKAEGRDDELRDEPPILNLEELVTKAEEEFFDIIFTELKRKEAEAMKKQPKPVGASRGGSGWAGREGATGPRLPAC, from the exons ATGGAGATTGTGTACGTATACGTGAAGAAACGCAGTGAGTTTGGGAAGCAATGCAACTTCTCCGACCGCCAGGCAGAGCTGAACATCGACATCCCGCCCAACCCCGAGCTGGCCGAGCAGTTTGTAGAGCGGAACCCGGTGGACACGGGCATCCAGTGCTCCACCAGCATGTCGGAACATGAG GCCAACACAGAGCGCTTTGAGATGGAGACCCGGGGGATTAACCACATCGAGGGTGGCTGGCCCAAGGATGTGAACCCCCTGGAGCTGGAGCAGACGATCCGCTTCCGGAAGAAGGTGGAGAAAGATGAGAACTACATCAACGCCATCATGCAGCTGGGCTCG ATCATGGAGCACTGTATCAAGCAGAATAACGCCATCGACATCTACCAGGAGTATTTTGACGACGAGGACGCGGTGGAGGTGACGGACGAGGCCCCGTCAGCTAAGACCATCAATGTTTTCAG GGACCCCCAGGAAATTAAGCGGCCAGCCACACATGTCTCCTGGCATCCCGATGGCAACAGGAAGTTGGCAGTGGCGTATTCTTGCTTGAACTTTCAACGGGCACCCGAGGGCATGAGCAACGAATCGTACATCTGGGACCTGG AAAACCCCAACAGGCCAGAAATCACCCTAAAGCCGTCTTCTCCTCTTGTCACCTTGGAGTATAACCCCAAAGATTCCCACGTGCTCCTGGCAGGCTGCTACAATGGGCAGATCG CCTGCTGGGACACGCGGAAGGGCAGCCTGGTGGCAGAGCTGTCCACCATCGAGTTCAGCCACCGAGACCCCGTGTACGGCACCATCTGGCTGCAGTCGAAGACAGGCACAGAGTGTTTCTCGGCATCTACGGACGGGCAG GTCATGTGGTGGGACATCCGGAAGTTGAGCGAGCCGACCGAGGTCGTcatcatggacatcaccaaaaagGAGCATCTGGAGAACGCCTTGGGGGCCATCTCCCTGGAGTTCGAGTCCACTCTG CCGACCAAGTTCATGGTGGGCACGGAGCAAGGCGTCGTCATCTCCTGCAACCGCAAGGGCAAGACGCCCGCTGAGAAGATCGTGTGCACCTTCTCAGGCCACCATGGCCCCATCTATGCCCTGCAGAGAAACCCGTTCTACCCAAAGAACTTCCTGACCGTCGGCGACTGGACCGCCCGCATCTGGTCAGAGGACAGCCGGGAGTCGTCCATCATGTGGACCAA GTACCACATGGCTTATCTCACTGATGGCGCCTGGAGCCCCGTGAGGCCGGCGGTTTTCTTCACCACCAAGATGGACGGGACCTTGGACATCTGGGACTTTGTGTTCAAGCAGTGCGACCCTGCCCTCAGCCTGAAG G ACAACGGGTGCTTCATCGCCTGCGGCTCCCAGCTGGGGACGACCACGCTGCTGGAGGTCTCCAACGGGCTGTGCACCCTCCAGAGAAATGAGAAGAACACGGCTTCCTCG ATATTCGAGCGCGAGATGCGGCGGGAGAAGATCCTGGAGGCGAGGCACCGCGAGATGCGCCTGAAGGAGAAGGGCAAGGCCGAGGGCCGGGACGACGAGCTGAGGGACGAGCCGCCCATCTTGAACCTGGAGGAGCTGGTCACCAAGGCCGAGGAGGAGTTCTTCGACATCATCTTCACGGAGCTGAAGAGGAAGGAGGCGGAAGCCATGAAGAAGCAGCCCAAACCTGTAGGGGCCTCGCGCGGGGGCTCGGGGTGGGCTGGACGGGAGGGAGCCACGGGGCCCCGGCTGCCTGCCTGCTGA
- the DNAI2 gene encoding dynein axonemal intermediate chain 2 isoform X1, with the protein MEIVYVYVKKRSEFGKQCNFSDRQAELNIDIPPNPELAEQFVERNPVDTGIQCSTSMSEHEANTERFEMETRGINHIEGGWPKDVNPLELEQTIRFRKKVEKDENYINAIMQLGSIMEHCIKQNNAIDIYQEYFDDEDAVEVTDEAPSAKTINVFRDPQEIKRPATHVSWHPDGNRKLAVAYSCLNFQRAPEGMSNESYIWDLENPNRPEITLKPSSPLVTLEYNPKDSHVLLAGCYNGQIACWDTRKGSLVAELSTIEFSHRDPVYGTIWLQSKTGTECFSASTDGQVMWWDIRKLSEPTEVVIMDITKKEHLENALGAISLEFESTLPTKFMVGTEQGVVISCNRKGKTPAEKIVCTFSGHHGPIYALQRNPFYPKNFLTVGDWTARIWSEDSRESSIMWTKYHMAYLTDGAWSPVRPAVFFTTKMDGTLDIWDFVFKQCDPALSLKVCDEALFCLRVQDNGCFIACGSQLGTTTLLEVSNGLCTLQRNEKNTASSIFEREMRREKILEARHREMRLKEKGKAEGRDDELRDEPPILNLEELVTKAEEEFFDIIFTELKRKEAEAMKKQPKPPKQPSQETDEDVQGEEEAEEERGDGEGEEGGGEESPALGGQP; encoded by the exons ATGGAGATTGTGTACGTATACGTGAAGAAACGCAGTGAGTTTGGGAAGCAATGCAACTTCTCCGACCGCCAGGCAGAGCTGAACATCGACATCCCGCCCAACCCCGAGCTGGCCGAGCAGTTTGTAGAGCGGAACCCGGTGGACACGGGCATCCAGTGCTCCACCAGCATGTCGGAACATGAG GCCAACACAGAGCGCTTTGAGATGGAGACCCGGGGGATTAACCACATCGAGGGTGGCTGGCCCAAGGATGTGAACCCCCTGGAGCTGGAGCAGACGATCCGCTTCCGGAAGAAGGTGGAGAAAGATGAGAACTACATCAACGCCATCATGCAGCTGGGCTCG ATCATGGAGCACTGTATCAAGCAGAATAACGCCATCGACATCTACCAGGAGTATTTTGACGACGAGGACGCGGTGGAGGTGACGGACGAGGCCCCGTCAGCTAAGACCATCAATGTTTTCAG GGACCCCCAGGAAATTAAGCGGCCAGCCACACATGTCTCCTGGCATCCCGATGGCAACAGGAAGTTGGCAGTGGCGTATTCTTGCTTGAACTTTCAACGGGCACCCGAGGGCATGAGCAACGAATCGTACATCTGGGACCTGG AAAACCCCAACAGGCCAGAAATCACCCTAAAGCCGTCTTCTCCTCTTGTCACCTTGGAGTATAACCCCAAAGATTCCCACGTGCTCCTGGCAGGCTGCTACAATGGGCAGATCG CCTGCTGGGACACGCGGAAGGGCAGCCTGGTGGCAGAGCTGTCCACCATCGAGTTCAGCCACCGAGACCCCGTGTACGGCACCATCTGGCTGCAGTCGAAGACAGGCACAGAGTGTTTCTCGGCATCTACGGACGGGCAG GTCATGTGGTGGGACATCCGGAAGTTGAGCGAGCCGACCGAGGTCGTcatcatggacatcaccaaaaagGAGCATCTGGAGAACGCCTTGGGGGCCATCTCCCTGGAGTTCGAGTCCACTCTG CCGACCAAGTTCATGGTGGGCACGGAGCAAGGCGTCGTCATCTCCTGCAACCGCAAGGGCAAGACGCCCGCTGAGAAGATCGTGTGCACCTTCTCAGGCCACCATGGCCCCATCTATGCCCTGCAGAGAAACCCGTTCTACCCAAAGAACTTCCTGACCGTCGGCGACTGGACCGCCCGCATCTGGTCAGAGGACAGCCGGGAGTCGTCCATCATGTGGACCAA GTACCACATGGCTTATCTCACTGATGGCGCCTGGAGCCCCGTGAGGCCGGCGGTTTTCTTCACCACCAAGATGGACGGGACCTTGGACATCTGGGACTTTGTGTTCAAGCAGTGCGACCCTGCCCTCAGCCTGAAG GTCTGTGACGAAGCCCTCTTCTGCCTCCGGGTGCAAGACAACGGGTGCTTCATCGCCTGCGGCTCCCAGCTGGGGACGACCACGCTGCTGGAGGTCTCCAACGGGCTGTGCACCCTCCAGAGAAATGAGAAGAACACGGCTTCCTCG ATATTCGAGCGCGAGATGCGGCGGGAGAAGATCCTGGAGGCGAGGCACCGCGAGATGCGCCTGAAGGAGAAGGGCAAGGCCGAGGGCCGGGACGACGAGCTGAGGGACGAGCCGCCCATCTTGAACCTGGAGGAGCTGGTCACCAAGGCCGAGGAGGAGTTCTTCGACATCATCTTCACGGAGCTGAAGAGGAAGGAGGCGGAAGCCATGAAGAAGCAGCCCAAACCT CCGAAACAGCCAAGCCAGGAGACAGATGAGGATGTGCAGGGAGAGGAAGAAGCGGAGGAAGAAAGAGGCGACGgtgaaggggaggaaggaggcggTGAAGAGAGTCCAGCGCTGGGAGGTCAGCCCTGA